The Paralichthys olivaceus isolate ysfri-2021 chromosome 2, ASM2471397v2, whole genome shotgun sequence genomic interval TCCATCCGATCAACCAGTTTACATTTGTTTAGTGTACTCTCATTTCACTGCGTCACCATGACACTGCACATCAACAGCATGTGCAGAGGAGTTAGGTTTTAACATTCCCATACAGCGCGAGAGAAACAGTAGAAAGTGCGCCACTTTGActaaatacaaaacacactCCTAAGTTTGATTTGGTTTAATTTACTCTATTGTCTATAATTCTTCCTAATATAATCTCATTTTATGTCCCATTATAGTGGAGATAGTCTAATTGTGCTACTGTAGAATACACAAGAGTAgattgatattttctttttaaacttcaTTTTTCAATGATTTTGGCTGTGTACTTAAAATTCACTGCAGGACTTAATTTGTTGATTACATATATGTCGTGTCACTTATATACAGAGAACTCATATATGTACTTATACGTTTACAACAGggaaacaacattttaatcCCATCTATGTTTTGTACATATGTCAAAAGCTGACATTGACGTGACTTAGATTCTAAGTTGAGTTTATATGGCCTGCATTCCTTAATAAAACTGGCTTAAGTTCAATTGGACAATTTTCTATTACCCCTGCACATCAAGCTACCTTTTTAAACCACATCACTGCACATTTTcccaaaacatctggagcagatgTAGCCTTTGTGTGGAGCGTTTGCTTTCCACTGTCATGGTTATGTTAGACTGCTCAAAAACATTAATAACCTCTGTGGCAGATTGAGGGGTCTGGAAGAGCAGGTCAATCCTACTGTTTGTAATAGCTTGGCTATCAAAATTACTATTGATCTCCAGATGGTTACAGAAGCCAGCTACTTCTTTTAATTATACAAGAATTTGGTCAAACTCAAGGACTTTCTGCTCAGTTAAAGAAGCTTGATGGAGCCTAATGTAACAGTAGAGGAGACGGCAGTCTAGAGGAGTGGTACCAGTGTCACCCCATGAAAGTTGAGAGGAGCCGGTGAATTGTGGCAGCAGCGTATCTTCCCGCCCTCGGTGCCTTGCAGTTCTGCTGCTAAGTACCAAGGGTCAGGCTAACAGCGAGGTGATACTCTAATGACCTCAATAAAAAGGCATTTAATTCACACCTTCTTCTCTATGAACTGGTTCACTTTTCACACATGGGCCTTTGTAGCTGCCCATGCACCCTCATTCATATCCTCTTGATAAATCCCCCCATTTCCAGCTGTGTATCCCCCGTCAAAAGGAATTAACCTAAGTGAAGAACGCCACTGTCCTGCTTTGATCTCATTTGTCCTGCTCACCTCTGACAACACAGCTCCTCTCCTATTTTTGAGAAGCAACACACCAATGGGGAAAAGGCTCACCCTGCTGGTTAACTTGGTTTAAAACAAGCAGACAGAATGGCTCATTGTGACACAGATGCAGTTcaaagtttttcattttctgttttgtgttgatCCAGTCGAAGAGGTTTACAGCTAAAATATGTAGGATAGTGGTCATGTTTTCGCATGCACGTTACATTTCCGTAAATCCCCAACAAACAGTAATACAGCAAACACAATAGGTTATTTTTAACCTGCTTACTCCTTCAAGTTGGAATAAGCATGTTCACATCTAAGAGTATGcactttgttatttattttacatcccATTTCCATGTAATGGAGCTAAACctcagagtaacattaaatcaAGAGAATGAAGAGTCTTtggaaaactgtaaaaaaaaaataaaaaaaaataatgaacagCTGAACACgtaaaaaaagtaataaagatCAAGATGAATGACGAATAGAGCCCTCCCCCTTCTATGATAAACCTCTGTGGCCAATTGTCACGTAGCTGTCATCAACGGCAGGTTGGGtaggcctctctgattggtccaTGCACAGTACACGCAGCACCACAGCAGTGGTCCAGGTGTTTGCCGAAAGGAAGGAGTCTGTCTCGAGCGTATACACACACTAAAGCAGCAGGTCTTCCGCATTTCTTCACAAGAGATGCGACATGGCACGACGAATCTAAAGACAGGACGGAGCAGTCAGtcacaaagtatgtttttttgtgtttatttctgtaagGGTTTTCTTATTGTGTCCCCTTTTCCAGAGTAAACAGCACAAAAACACTTGTCAGCAGACTAAACAAAAGCTTACAAATGTGTGATTCATTGTAAATTATTGATTTCCTACAGTTGTACAGTAATCCcatacattcattcatatttttctatatttctatttttttttattccttacacttaagtattgcctgttacttattacttgctgatgtctttgactcttgctgctgtaacactgcaAATTTcaccattgtgggactaataaaggattgtCTTAATGAACAATTTGATTTTATATCATTAAACACAGTGCAGGGTCTCACTACTGACAAGGTCAAACTGTTAATGCCAGCCGAGTTCATCCTGACTGTACAGGTGCAGAGGCAGCTTGAATTCACTATAACAGCAGAAAATAAACCAACTGAATCCACTCTGATCAGTGCAGCAACCATTCCAACAAAATGACTACTGGTAGCAGAACTGAAATCTGAACCATGTCTATTTCCTCATTGCCCACATCCATGCATACGAGCAGCCTAAAACactcagtgagtcagtgagagcagaggaagTGGGGCAGCACCGCCCGACGACCAGGGTCTCCAGGTTTACGGACAGGGGCTGCCCTTCTCTCACCATTTCTTGTTCCGAGGCTTCAGTTCCTCTGCAGCATTCCTCAGAAAGATGTAGTTCTTTTTCTGGGGGTTGTAATACTCATGGCCCTGAGGGATTCAGAATGACAGTCAGTGACTTAACAGAACAAGAACACTTTGGAGCTCAGGGTGAGAAGGCCAACTGCAACATACAAAACACCTATTCACAACTGAATACCCCTTACCTTCGACCAGTCGTAACTGGAAGCATATGCAAAGATGTTGCCATTATGGTTAAAGCAGCAAGCTGTAATGGGCTGGTCAAGCTGCTCAGACGTCTTCAACTTGGTGCGGGCGTCTTTGTCCCAGAAGCTGAAGCGGCCGTCTGAGCCTACAGTAGCCAGTGTGCCATGAACAGGATGGAAGGAGATAGCATTGACCTGAAGGAAGAATATGTTATTTAGTATAggtgcatttatattttaataatgtgtaaaatgtatacTGATGAAAATAGTGATCTGGATAGGGAACACTGCACTAAATAGAACACATTAAGGAtttttttcactgcagataTGACACATATTAACAAGAATTGCACAGGGGAAAATAAATTGATTTTCAATTGTAGTTTATCCAGTTCCAAGGTATCCATTgtttatgttattattaatacCTAATGTTTCCTCCCATGAGGAGAATGTCTGCAGTGAAAAAATACACACTCTATCAAAACTAACGACttaactttttctttgttctgatcaaaaagaaaaacaagctgaTATATTCTAAGCACAAATTATTCTTTCGACACTGCCTCAGAAACTCTGAAGAACTTACAGCGTAGATGTCCTGCGGTGTGGTTGTGTTGGTTCCATTGGACCTGTGGCACTTGAAGGTGAAGTTGTCTTTGGCTCTGAAAGACGTCAGCAAACACATTCATATCATCTTTTGCCTCAGGCCGTCAACAGTGCCTTTTTAAATTATGTAAACATGATAGCTATCAAGTATGTTTGGACCTTACTcaattaaagcaacacttgTAGATACTGATGAACAAGACTCCAAAAACACAGTTGGGAGAAACTGATTATTTTGCACACTCACGGGTTTGGAGGGTTGATGTAGTGGATGGCTACTCGACCCTCAATGCTTCCCAGAGCAAAGCCTGTGGGCTTGTTCTGCTTGTCCTTGAATATGGCAACACAGCGGTGCTGCAAGGACATGGTAAAGAAGAACATCAGATCAAAAGACTATAAtgcattaaaaaatatttgattaatgAGACTGGTGGTACTAAAAAAGTAGCAGGTTAGTGGTGtatagagagaaagaatgaaaagatAATGAATTAACTCACCTGGTGTTTAAGAGGAGAGTCTATTCTGCGAAATTCCGAGGGCTGGTTCTCCAGCTGGTACACTATCAGTCCTCTCTCAGCTGTAGCAACCACTGCCATGGGGTAAACCTGCATAACAGTCAGGAAGGTTGGATATGAGCTTAATAAGTCACAATCACTACGTATTAAAATACATGTCATACCAATAAAACAACACTTACAACATCTGCACAGTAGCATCTCTCTGGCATCTGCAAAGACATCATGGGATTGGGGGAACGGGTGTCCCAGAACTGAGGAGGAAAACAGCAAAGTATTTTTCTCAGTGCTACATTAAGTGTTCCAGAGTTTGACATGGCGTTCACTGATGAATTGCCTTTGTATGGTAAGGTTTGTCTTggtaaattaaaaaccaaatatATCTTGACTGTGGCAGCCCAGTTTGGTCTAAATTGTcccaccacagtttcataatgatcagagatattatttacatttctcataAGCCGATTTCAGACATTAACTCCAGATATTTTCCGgcgtttgcctttcacatatga includes:
- the rae1 gene encoding mRNA export factor isoform X2 — encoded protein: MSLFGTSSGFGTGGTGVFGSTTTDSHNPMKDVEVTSPPDDSISCLAFSPPTMPGNFLIGGSWANDVRCWEVQDNGQTVPKAQQMHTGPVLDACWSDDGSKVFTASCDKTAKMWDLNSNQAMQIAQHDGPIKAIHWIKAPNYSCIMTGSWDKTLKFWDTRSPNPMMSLQMPERCYCADVVYPMAVVATAERGLIVYQLENQPSEFRRIDSPLKHQHRCVAIFKDKQNKPTGFALGSIEGRVAIHYINPPNPAKDNFTFKCHRSNGTNTTTPQDIYAVNAISFHPVHGTLATVGSDGRFSFWDKDARTKLKTSEQLDQPITACCFNHNGNIFAYASSYDWSKGHEYYNPQKKNYIFLRNAAEELKPRNKKW
- the rae1 gene encoding mRNA export factor isoform X3, with the translated sequence MSLFGTSSGFGTGGTGVFGSTTTDSHNPMKDVEVTSPPDDSISCLAFSPPTMPGNFLIGGSWANDVRCWEVQDNGQTVPKAQQMHTGPVLDACWSDDGSKVFTASCDKTAKMWDLNSNQAMQIAQHDGPIKAIHWIKAPNYSCIMTGSWDKTLKFWDTRSPNPMMSLQMPERCYCADVVYPMAVVATAERGLIVYQLENQPSEFRRIDSPLKHQHRCVAIFKDKQNKPTGFALGSIEGRVAIHYINPPNPAKDNFTFKCHRSNGTNTTTPQDIYAVNAISFHPVHGTLATVGSDGRFSFWDKDARTKLKTSEQLDQPITACCFNHNGNIFAYASSYDWSKGHEYYNPQKKNYIFLRNAAEELKPRNKK
- the rae1 gene encoding mRNA export factor isoform X1, which codes for MSLFGTSSGFGTGGTGVFGSTTTDSHNPMKTVQQDVEVTSPPDDSISCLAFSPPTMPGNFLIGGSWANDVRCWEVQDNGQTVPKAQQMHTGPVLDACWSDDGSKVFTASCDKTAKMWDLNSNQAMQIAQHDGPIKAIHWIKAPNYSCIMTGSWDKTLKFWDTRSPNPMMSLQMPERCYCADVVYPMAVVATAERGLIVYQLENQPSEFRRIDSPLKHQHRCVAIFKDKQNKPTGFALGSIEGRVAIHYINPPNPAKDNFTFKCHRSNGTNTTTPQDIYAVNAISFHPVHGTLATVGSDGRFSFWDKDARTKLKTSEQLDQPITACCFNHNGNIFAYASSYDWSKGHEYYNPQKKNYIFLRNAAEELKPRNKK